Genomic DNA from Jejubacter calystegiae:
TTCACCTACGGTAAAACAATTCATTGGCAACTTTTAAATACAATCGTCATAATCTTTGAGAGTCTGAATTCGTGCCGTATTCAACCCGATTGATTATCATTATGCCGGTTCTCCCTATACCAACCGGGAAGAACCGGCAGCAGTAAATCAGAAGCTGTAGCGATAACCCAGATTCGCCTGGCGCTGATTAAACTGGTACCCCGTCGAACTGTCTACATCAAAATAGAGAGTATGATGTTGCTTAAACTGCGCGCTGAAGCCCAGACCATTATTCCACCAGCCGCCGCGAAAGCGATGTTGTTCCTGCGAGCCATTAAGTTGGTATCCAGCATCGCCTTTAAACTCATGCAAATAACCGCTCTTCAGGTAAACATTCAGCGCGATATCGCGATGGTCGACTTCATACCCTAACAGCATACTGGCACGCCCGAGCAATGACTCATAGCTGCCCAGATCAATTCGCAGTCCATTACTGGCGCGAAGATGCGAAGCGTTCTGGTGGCTCCACGTCAGCTGAGCCTGCGGCTCCAGGTAAAAACCGTTTCTCAACGCCTTACCACTCAGGGAAAATTTTCGCCCCGCTTCCACAGACAGACTCACGCCCCCCGAATTCCCCTGGCCTCCAACGCCCCGCCCTTCGGAATCCAGAACGTTAAAACTGTTTTTCAGATGCGTATATTTCAGCACAGTGTCACTGTAAAAGCCGTTCACCGCTACCCAGGAACCATAAACCCCCACGCTGTGGGCCTTCACGCCCCCATCACCGCTGCGGTAATCGGAACTGCCGTGAGTCATACTCATAAAAACCCCGGTATAAAGAGGGATATCGTCAAAAAATCTCTTGTCCGCCCCGAACTGGGTACCACTATAGTCCAGCGTAAACTGGCTCAGCTTACCGCCAGAAAAGCTGTCAAATCGTCCGGCATAACCGCGAATCCACATATTGCCGCCACGGCGACTCTGCCTCAGATCCCCTATTCGCTGCATCAAAGTCTGGATCTCCGCAAAATTGAGCAAATAGCCGATATTCAGGAAGCTGGCTCCGGCATCCGCCGTGCTGGTTATCGGCCCGGTCGGAGTCTCCGGCTGTCCGTTATTATTATCTTCCGGCGTATCCGGCGTTACATCATCCCCATCGTTCGGCGGTATTTCGGGCGTATCGGGCGCAGTTGCACGAAGAACCCAGTCGGTTCCCTGCTTATGCAATTCGTACAGATAACCCCCCAGCTCAACATTATGCGTACCGGTAAATGTGGCTTTGCCGTCCGGCGTTTCCACCACGGTGAGACGTTCATTACCGTTCGTAGCGGCGCTACCCTGATTAGCGAAATCCAACAGATGATTTCCGGCGCTGGCCCCGGTCACCACGAGTTTATCGCTATGGTTATTCACTCCGCCGCTCACGATATCAGTCTTCAGCGCAAAGCGGCCGCTTCCGCTTAATCGGCCTACGGTCAGCGTAGTTCCCGGCCGCTCTGACGCGAAAGAAACCAGACCACCGGCCATTTGAAGCGTACTCACACTGGAATCCCCGGTCATATTCCAGCGGCTACCGGTCATAGCCACATTTAACATCGCACCGTTTTCGCTCGCCGTAGCGGAGGCTCCCGTCCAGACAGAGCCTGGCTGCATCACCATATCGATGGAGCCAGTGTCGGCCTTCACGCCGCCCAGCAGGTCGATCACACCGCTGGCGCGGATACGCCCGG
This window encodes:
- a CDS encoding autotransporter outer membrane beta-barrel domain-containing protein, which gives rise to MQPGFSVNPGDSVVATLSDTEGTGYGVLNKERGGRFSLSRDVTVTSNNGAPWSRGIMMNGDASSLSADRLVVNSSGAFAEGIAVNGDDVQVELGSSSRINVISQSDPVQAAGIYLRGNSQLMANELSIATDGNNTEGLHIENEGTRANLGESSSITTAGRNSAGIYIFGANGDPQNGQSSLTASRLNIHTSGDNAYGINIQAGADVQLGSGSSVMTGGANAIGVWAVGEHLQMRGEALAINTQGAGASALEAGYGAQVDIGPGSQLFSARGIGLVSVETGTVVSYHGDKSHRNIVTSLAGVGASAQSGGELNLAHTQIAVTGRHQPDKPGYGLWAITGGRINGEALTIQGALGNRGVYATSGGEITLTDSLSVAMAGADEIAIMTDSSEDYGSGTGRIRASGVIDLLGGVKADTGSIDMVMQPGSVWTGASATASENGAMLNVAMTGSRWNMTGDSSVSTLQMAGGLVSFASERPGTTLTVGRLSGSGRFALKTDIVSGGVNNHSDKLVVTGASAGNHLLDFANQGSAATNGNERLTVVETPDGKATFTGTHNVELGGYLYELHKQGTDWVLRATAPDTPEIPPNDGDDVTPDTPEDNNNGQPETPTGPITSTADAGASFLNIGYLLNFAEIQTLMQRIGDLRQSRRGGNMWIRGYAGRFDSFSGGKLSQFTLDYSGTQFGADKRFFDDIPLYTGVFMSMTHGSSDYRSGDGGVKAHSVGVYGSWVAVNGFYSDTVLKYTHLKNSFNVLDSEGRGVGGQGNSGGVSLSVEAGRKFSLSGKALRNGFYLEPQAQLTWSHQNASHLRASNGLRIDLGSYESLLGRASMLLGYEVDHRDIALNVYLKSGYLHEFKGDAGYQLNGSQEQHRFRGGWWNNGLGFSAQFKQHHTLYFDVDSSTGYQFNQRQANLGYRYSF